DNA sequence from the Dehalococcoidia bacterium genome:
GAGCAGACCGTGTCCCTGGAGATGGACGTGCCCGCCTCCATCAAGGACATCCAGGCCGCCGTGCCGGACCTCAAGGAGATTCGCACCATTTCGTCCCACAAGGGCGTCACGCGGCTGGCGGTGAGGATAACGTAACCTGACCCTGACAGGGCGGATACCTCATCCCCTGCCCCCTTCTCCTATGAGGAGAAGGGGAACGTGTTTAGGCCGGGGGACACCCCCAGACCCCCGGCGGGGGCCGTGCCCCTGCACTCTCTTTCAATACGGGCCCGGTTGCGTTCCGCTATGTTCCTATGAGGAGAAGGGGGGGTTGAAACTGGGGGATACCCCAGTGCCCCCGCCAGAGGGTACGCCCCTCTGGACTCCCACGTGGCGCGGATTCCCGACGACTCCATAGCTCAGTCTTGGAAACGCCATGCGGTCCGTCCGCCCGATGCGGAGGAGGCGAAACGAACTAAGCGCGGCGTCGTTGCGCGGCTTGAGGGGGAGCGCCCGTTGTGCTATGCTGTCACGAGTGTCGGGGTGTAGCGCAGCCCGGTAGCGCACCTGCATGGGGTGCAGGGGGCCGCTGGTTCAAATCCAGTCACCCCGACCATCTTAGTAAACAGAACGCTGTTACCAGGCCGGTGGCAGCGTTTTTTGTTTCCGCAGTCCGGCCCTCGGCGCTGCTCACCAATTCGCCCGCCGCACGTTAGTCTAGTAGGACAGGGAGTGGAATTTGCATCTGGGGGATACCCCCAGACCCCCGCCAATCCTTCCAGGGAAGGACTGGACTCTCCTTTTTCCGCAGCCTTCTAGTACCTACTTGCGGAAAAGAGCGTTATGAATAACCGCTCGTGGTGAGCTTGTCGAACCATGAGCGGCTCACCCTTCGACAAGCTCAGGGTGAGCGGGGTTGGGGTGCGCCTTTCATACGTGGATTTACGAAACTAAGTACTAGCCGGTGCTCGGCGCCCCGCAAGGCGGGGCGGACTGTCTATAATGGCGCTGCGCCACACAAGGCGGTGAGAGGGACATGAGACGAGGGTTCTCCCGCGCGCTTCCAGCATTCGCGTGCATAGCGCTGACTCTCGCGCTGTCCGCTTGCGCTGCCGTCGCCGCGCCGACGCCCACGCCCGTCGCGACGCCCATGCCGTCGCCCGCGCCCACGCCCACCTTCTCGCAGGCCGTCCCCTGCGCGGGCCAGGACCCCACGCTGAAGATCCTCCCGTCCATCGTGGAGGTCCGCGGCGTGACGCCCCAGGGGCAGGTGCAGGGCAGCGGGTTCGTCGTTGATCCCCAGCGCGGCTACGTCATGACGGCGACGCACGTGGTGGCGAACGTCCTTCCGGGAAGGCTGACGGTGACATTCCGCGACCAGCGGACGTATCCGGCCCGCCCTGTGGCGTCCACGCGCGCCTCCGACATGACGCTTTTGCAGACGGAGCGCACGGACTTCCCCGCGCTCTCGTTCGCGCCCGGGCTGAGCGCCACGGTGCCGAACCTGGCGCGCCGCGGGGCTGTCCATCAGGAGATGAAAGAGCTTGTCGCGGTCGGTCTCGTGGACTCCGCGTACAGGACGGCCATCGGGCGGACGCTGAGCGCGATTGTGGACAACGCGGGGTGGGTCGTGCTGGAGGCGGACGGCCCCGCGCGGCCGGGCATGAGCGGCGGGCCGGTGGTGAACCGCTGCGGCGAGCTGGTGGGCGTGCTCTCGCTGGGGCGCTCCACGGGCGACCGTATGGTGGCGCTGTGGGTTGACAGCGAGATTGTGGACGCGTTTGTCAGGATTGCCGCGGGCCAGCCCACGCCGACGCCGCGGGCGGGGCGATAGGGGGACACGAGTCTTGACTCACTGGACCATGAACGACATCTGACAGAGACGAGAAACGCACTGCTGAAAAGAACAAGAGCCTAGATAACCATCGAGATGGAAAGAGGTTCCTACAACATTTGACAAGGTCTCTGATCACCAGATTCCAGGCGCGTGCACAATGAACTTCTGGTGCCTAGCCGATGTTCCTGTAGCCGTTAGCCTGCCTAATGAAATGAACCGTGGGCCATTGGTGTCTATCAGGAGGCAAGTGGATTCTGCCCAAAGAGGCTTCAAATACGGCAAGGCCACCATCTTGATCAATTGCCCGTAGATTTCTTGCTTGCTCTGCATTTAGTCGCATTTCCAGATTTTCATCAAGGTAAATCAGACCGCGATCGAATGCGGCATGATAGGTGGGAGACAATGCGATCCCATTACCGATTACGTCCACACTCTCAGGGCCAGCCGCTACGGGTAGAATGTGGGCTGCCTCAATAAGACGTAGTTGCGCTCTTGTAACAGCGCAACGTTGCCCATACGCATGAAGAACCTGAGTACGGAAATTCGCGGCTCTAGCCAAGCGGGACACTTCACCAACGATTCGCTCACGCTCCCGTGGCAAAACGGCCAAGTCTCCCGCAGGAATATCCTCTAGGCGCGAGGCTCTGTGGAGCAATGTCAAAGCTGCGGCATCAGATCCCGCCGCATGCAGTTGGGCAGAATGCTGACAATAAAAGAGCAGATGGTCGGGGCGGATACCTATGGCCAGTTCGTCGTTCCCTTTGCGATCGTAGGCAAACCCATCCTGTAATGCCTGCCGAACAGTTCGGACATCAATCTGGACGGATGGCGACCCAACTGTGAAAGAACGGTGCCTATGGAGATCAAAGCCAGCAAACATCCGCAGATTGCGCTCATACCCCAACAGCACCGTGGGACCTTGAGGATTGAGCGCTAATGGGGAATCAACAGACGTCATTTGAATTCGATATTCGTGTGGAAGAGATGGCCGGCCTCCAGGTGTGAGTGTCCACACATAAGCCCAGAGTGGAAAGTTCGCTCCTTGACTTGCGACGAGGCATCTGCGCGGGTTGGGACGCGTATCCGGCACAATTAGACCCACGCCCCCTGATTCGGCCATAGAATCCAAGACGGCTTGCGTAACTTCTTGCTGCGAGGCGGCAGGCATTAGCTAACCCTCGGTCGAATCTCTCAGACCACTATTTGTGTCTCGCAACCCTTTAACCGGCCTACTACGCCCCCCATCCTTCGGCAGAGGAGTCCCGCCGTCAGCATCCCAGAGCTTTCCAGGACGAGGGATCTTGTAGAAGACATCCGATTGAGTGATGGGGATCACCTCAACTCCCAACATGGTCAATTGTGGAACATCGGGGAACCGCCCAACGGCGCCTCGGACGTATCGCTCTTCTATTTCCCCACAGAGCCATTTACGTTTCAATCTTTCTGCAACTTCCCCAGTGACACAACTCCCAGCGAACGGGTCAAACACGAAGTCTGCGGGGTCCGTGAGCATTCTAATAAAGAACTCCGGTATGGTGGCAGGGAATCTAGCAGGATGCGGAGCGATCCCGTGTTCTTGACAGTACCGTAAATAACGTGAGTTACTTTCTGTGTTAGCCACCGCCAAGAGGTTTGGCGGAATCGATGCGCCGTTGTTGCGTGAAAACTTCGTGCTGATGTCGTGGCCGCTGGGTCGCCGTTTTGCACGATATCCGTTGACCAGCAGTTGTTCCATGCTGTCACTATATGGCTGTAATACTCGTCGATTACTCGCTTTTGGCCACGGAGTACGCGACAGCCACCAAATCGTATTTACAGCATCCTTGACACGTATCCTACGCACATTGACCCATTCCGCGGGAGTTGGAAGGCGCGAGGGATTCCACCAGAAGAAATCCTGGGCGAGATGAAACTGAAACTCCTTGCAGAGAGTGACAAGTAGCTCGTACTGGTACAGGCTTTTTGTAGGGAGGCCGCGGTTCCAGGCGCTTCCGATATCTATGACAATTGATCCCTCTGGCTTTAGTATCCTCCTAAACTCGGCAGCGAAAGGCCGAAACCAATTAACGTACTCATCAGCGTCTGCATTACCATAGTCTTTTTTCCGGACGAGCCCAAAAGGGGGACTCGTCATTATGAGGTCAACGGTCTGGTCCCCCACATAATCGCGCATCAAACTAATGGAGTCTGCGCAATAGGCAGCGCCAAAATCAGTCTGAATTATTCTGGCAGGATTGAGTGGTCCACTTTGGTTTGGATCCGCCGGCTGGTTCTCCCCCCCAACCCCTTCGTTGTCCCTCATGTAACCCTAACCTTCCTCCGGGGTAGGCTCTGTCTGTACCATCTCGCTTTCTTGGACACTGGCTTGATTCTATTCCTACAGCCAACCAAGCGCAAGCAATGAGCTTCCGGCGCGTTTTCTAAAGCGCAGCGTTCGCTCCTGCACTTGCCGCGTTCCCCCCATTCAGCTACACTGGGGCTTGTCGCACCCCACGCTTCCTCCTTCCACGGAAGGACGCGGACTGCTCGCGAAAGGAGATGCCAGACACATGGTCCCTCCGCATGACTTCTTCGGACTGCCCATAGGGGTTGGCGTGTACCTCGTCACGCTGCTGGCGTTCGCCCTCTCCGCCTACCTGTTCTACAATCGCGTCTTCAAGCTCATCACCCTGGGCAAGCCGGACATGCGCTGGGACCGCCCGTGGCCCCGGCTCCTGCGGATGCTCAAGATCGTGTTCGCGCAGCGCAAGGTGCTCCAGAGCGTCTCCCTGAAGGACAGGGCGGGCCTGGGCCACGCCGCCATCTTCTTCGGCTTCCTCTCCTTCACCACGAGCTATCTTCTGTTCATCTTTCTCGACTCCCTCGTCCCGGACGCCTCGACCGCCATCCTCGGCGAGGGCGTCGCCCGCGGCTTCATCGTCGTTGTTGACGTCGTCGGCGTCGCCATCCTGCTCGCCCTGACGTGGGGCGTCCTCCGGCGATGGGTGGTCAAGCCGCACCGCCTCACCTTCGACCTGACGCGCGCGCCGGACTCCATCATCATCGTCGCGCTCATCGGCGCACTCATGGTCTTCACCTTCCTGACCGAGGGCTTCTACATCCGCTCCGGCGGCGCGGGCCCAGCGACGGCTGCGCCCGTCGGCCAGTTCCTGGCGGGAGGGCCGTTCGCGGGCGTCGGCAAGGCTGCCGCCGCGACGCTGCACGCCGTGTTCTGGTGGCTGCACCTGGGCGTCATCATGGGCTTCGCCGTCTACATCCCCCTGTCGAAGCACATGCACATCGTCGCCAGCCCGCTGAACGCGTTCTTCAACGACCTGGCGCCGCGCGGCGCGCTCCGCCCCATCCGCGACATCGAGAAGCAGGAGCACTTCGGCGCGGGCACGGTGCAGGACTTCACCTGGAAGGAGCTGCTGGACGGCTATGCCTGCGCCGTGTGCGGCCGCTGCACCGACAACTGTCCCGCCCACCTGACCGGCAAGGTCCTGTCGCCCATGCACATCGTGGAGAACGCCAAGCACCATCTGATGGCGGTGGGTCCCGCCGTCCGCGCGGCCCGCGCGAAGGGCCAGCCCGACCCGGCGCCGGAGAAGCCGCTCATCGGCGGGGCCATCCCGGAGGAGGCGGTCTGGGACTGCGTGACCTGCGGCGCCTGCGAGCAGGAGTGCCCCGTGGCCGTCGAGCACATTGACAGCATCATTGACATGCGGCGGCACCTTGTGCTGGAGCAGTCGAAGATGCCGGAGACGGCCAAGCAGGCGCTGCTGAGCATGGAGCGGCGCGGCCACCCGTGGCGCGGCACGACGTTCAGCCGCACCGACTGGATGAAGGGGCTGGGCGTGAAGACGCTCGCCGAGGACCCCAGCATCGAAATCCTCTACTGGGTGGGCTGCACCTCGGCGCTGGACGAGCGCAGCCAGAAGATCGCCATCGCCAACGTGAAGCTGTTCCAGGCGGCGGGCGTGAAGTTCGGCGTGCTGGGCGCGGAGGAGACCTGCACCGGCGACCCGGCGCGGCGCATGGGCAACGAGTACATGTTCCAGCTCATGGCGCAGCAGAACATCGAGACGTTCAAGAAGTACAACATCAAGAAGATACTGGCGAGCTGCCCGCACTGCTTCAACACCATCCGCAACGAGTACCCGCAGTTCGGCGGCTCCTACGAGGTGGTGCACCACACGCAGTTCCTCGCCAAGCTGCTCAAGGAGGGCAAGCTGAAGCCGTCCGCGGGGGCGGATCTGTCCATTACGCCCCACGATTCCTGCTACCTCACCCGCCACAACAACGTCGTGGACGAGCCGCGCATCGTGCTGCAGGCCATCCCCGGCGCGAAGGTGACGGAGATGCAGCGCTGCAAGAAGGGCACGTTCTGCTGCGGCGCGGGCGGCGGGCACATGTGGATGGAGGAGGGCGGCAGCAAGCGCATCAACCACCACCGCACGGAGCAGGTGCTGGAGACGAACGCCAGTGTGGTGGCGACGGCCTGCCCATTCTGCCTGCAAATGTTCGAGGAGGGCATTCGCTCCAAGGACGTGCAGGAGAAGCTACAGGCAAAGGACATAGCGGAACTGCTGGCGGAGAGGATCGGGAACGGCGCGCCTCCCGCGGCCACGCCTCCGCAGCCGAAAACGTAGCCCGGCTTGTGGGCAAACGGCACCCCGCCCCCCCCCAAAAAAATAGTTTGAGATTGGGGGGGACACCTCCCCCAATCCCCCGTCAGGAGGGTTTCACCCTCCTATACTTTCCTGCGTTGCTGAAGAAGGAGAGTCCCGAGGGGCTAAGCCCCGTAGCCTGTCCTGAGCGAAAGCGAAGGAACGGGGGCGCTGGGGGTGTCCCCCAGTATTCTTTCCTCCCCCTTCCTGCGAGGAAGGGGGCAGGGGGATGGTCGAAAAGGGC
Encoded proteins:
- a CDS encoding serine protease, coding for MRRGFSRALPAFACIALTLALSACAAVAAPTPTPVATPMPSPAPTPTFSQAVPCAGQDPTLKILPSIVEVRGVTPQGQVQGSGFVVDPQRGYVMTATHVVANVLPGRLTVTFRDQRTYPARPVASTRASDMTLLQTERTDFPALSFAPGLSATVPNLARRGAVHQEMKELVAVGLVDSAYRTAIGRTLSAIVDNAGWVVLEADGPARPGMSGGPVVNRCGELVGVLSLGRSTGDRMVALWVDSEIVDAFVRIAAGQPTPTPRAGR
- a CDS encoding HNH endonuclease encodes the protein MTSVDSPLALNPQGPTVLLGYERNLRMFAGFDLHRHRSFTVGSPSVQIDVRTVRQALQDGFAYDRKGNDELAIGIRPDHLLFYCQHSAQLHAAGSDAAALTLLHRASRLEDIPAGDLAVLPRERERIVGEVSRLARAANFRTQVLHAYGQRCAVTRAQLRLIEAAHILPVAAGPESVDVIGNGIALSPTYHAAFDRGLIYLDENLEMRLNAEQARNLRAIDQDGGLAVFEASLGRIHLPPDRHQWPTVHFIRQANGYRNIG
- a CDS encoding site-specific DNA-methyltransferase, producing MRDYVGDQTVDLIMTSPPFGLVRKKDYGNADADEYVNWFRPFAAEFRRILKPEGSIVIDIGSAWNRGLPTKSLYQYELLVTLCKEFQFHLAQDFFWWNPSRLPTPAEWVNVRRIRVKDAVNTIWWLSRTPWPKASNRRVLQPYSDSMEQLLVNGYRAKRRPSGHDISTKFSRNNGASIPPNLLAVANTESNSRYLRYCQEHGIAPHPARFPATIPEFFIRMLTDPADFVFDPFAGSCVTGEVAERLKRKWLCGEIEERYVRGAVGRFPDVPQLTMLGVEVIPITQSDVFYKIPRPGKLWDADGGTPLPKDGGRSRPVKGLRDTNSGLRDSTEG
- a CDS encoding (Fe-S)-binding protein, translating into MVPPHDFFGLPIGVGVYLVTLLAFALSAYLFYNRVFKLITLGKPDMRWDRPWPRLLRMLKIVFAQRKVLQSVSLKDRAGLGHAAIFFGFLSFTTSYLLFIFLDSLVPDASTAILGEGVARGFIVVVDVVGVAILLALTWGVLRRWVVKPHRLTFDLTRAPDSIIIVALIGALMVFTFLTEGFYIRSGGAGPATAAPVGQFLAGGPFAGVGKAAAATLHAVFWWLHLGVIMGFAVYIPLSKHMHIVASPLNAFFNDLAPRGALRPIRDIEKQEHFGAGTVQDFTWKELLDGYACAVCGRCTDNCPAHLTGKVLSPMHIVENAKHHLMAVGPAVRAARAKGQPDPAPEKPLIGGAIPEEAVWDCVTCGACEQECPVAVEHIDSIIDMRRHLVLEQSKMPETAKQALLSMERRGHPWRGTTFSRTDWMKGLGVKTLAEDPSIEILYWVGCTSALDERSQKIAIANVKLFQAAGVKFGVLGAEETCTGDPARRMGNEYMFQLMAQQNIETFKKYNIKKILASCPHCFNTIRNEYPQFGGSYEVVHHTQFLAKLLKEGKLKPSAGADLSITPHDSCYLTRHNNVVDEPRIVLQAIPGAKVTEMQRCKKGTFCCGAGGGHMWMEEGGSKRINHHRTEQVLETNASVVATACPFCLQMFEEGIRSKDVQEKLQAKDIAELLAERIGNGAPPAATPPQPKT